The following nucleotide sequence is from Sphingomonas telluris.
CGGCGATCAGAAGCGCGACGGCGATGCCGGCGACGGAAGCCGCGCCCGCAGCAACCGTGATTGGCACGCGGAAGGTTCTCCAGTGCAGCCAGGCGGCGATGGCTGCGATGGCTGCCGACGCCGCGCCGACGATCGCCGCGACTTGCGGATTGTTCTCGAGGGCGGCGGGGCCAATGGCAAGTGCCAGGACCATCCCCGCGGTCGCGAGGACACCGAAAACGAAGGACAGCAGCAGGAGTATGGAGGGCAATGCCATCCGCCTCTTCGCCGTGAAGAAGAGGGCGAGGCCCCAGCTGGTTGCCGCAACGAGCAGCGGCGCCAGGAACGATGGACCATCTTCCAAGACCAGACCGCTGTGCTGGCCGATCCACTGACCGATGAATCCCACCGCGAAAAGCATGATGGCCGCCGCGATGGACACGAAGATGTCGTTGAAGCCGGTGATGAGCCTGAACTGCTCTTCGTCCGGCGTCGGAAGATGCCGCTGGGTTTCGATATGAGCGCGCAATGCGGTGGCAGCTTCGGGGCTGATTGCACCCGCGGCGACCGCCTCGTCGATCTCGGTTTGACTGTACATGCCTGTGCTCCCTGAACCGGCAGATGTACGCGTGGTGTATTACTGTGTCAATACAGTGGAAACGAGGCACCTACCGGAAAGCCCGCGAAGCGGGTGCTGCGCGGGCTCGGATCAGACGATTGTGTTCTGACTAAGGGCTGACCGGAAGGTCGATATGCCCGTTGTCGTTGTCCTTGGTGAGAACGACGGCAGCGATGGCGGCAATCGCGGCGAGGCCAAGGAACAGCGGCCAGATGGCCGCGCCACTGCTGGCGACGACCGGCGCTGCCGGCGGAATGACTTCGGTGCTGGCCGGCGCGGGCGGCGGCGGAGCGTCGACGGCCGGAAGCACGCAGCCTCCGGCGGCACCCTGGGCCGCAACTGCAGCACCTGCGGCGGCAGCGGCCTGCGCACCAGCAGCGCAAACGGCTGCGCGAGACTCTGCCGTTCCGAAGACGCTGAGGGCCACGAGGGGATCGACAGTGCGCGGTGCAGCGGTAGCAGCCGAGCTCAGAAGCATCGACGCTGCGAGAAATGCCGCTGTGTAGTTCCGGAACCCAACCTTCACGGCGATTCTCCTGCGACACCTGTCCGGTGTGGACACTACTTGCACCGCAATGGATGAAACGCAAGTTACCAGCGAGGGTTGCCGAGCAGGACGGGCTTTTTGCAAGGTCAGCAGTTGGATCCCTAAGGCCTTGAAGCCGTGGTTGTTTTGGCGCGCGCTCCTGGTGAATCGCCGATGCCGGCAAACTTGTTGTCAGGCCGGTCGACCGGCTCCACTTCATCCGGTACGGAGCGTATGCTCCATGCTCGACGCGATCGACCGAGGCGAGAACCCAACGGTGCTCGGGGACGGGTCGGAAGCGTTCGACTTCGTCGCGGTCGAGGATTGCGGGCTGGCGAACGTGCGGGCGATGCAGGCCGATGCGACCGACCGCTTCTACAATGTCGGCACCGGGCGGCGCACGTCGCTGAAAGAGCTTGCCGAGCTTCTGATCGAGCTCACCGGCACGACCCGCCAGGTCCAGTACGCACCGCGAAGCTCCGCGACCCTGGTTCGCAACCGCATCGGCTGCCCGAAGCGCGCGGCCGATGAGATCGGCTTTGTCGCCGAAGTGCCGCTCCGTGAGGGCCTGCAGCGGCTCATCGCCTGGCGGGCATCGCACAAGGGGGAGGTGGACGCGCGGCGCCAGGCGGCGGCTGCATGAAGGCTGCGCCGGAGCGGCTATTCGCGAGGGACGTGCCGTTCCGCGATGGTATCTGGGATGCTTCCCATGCCGGCGACCACGCCGAGGAAGTGCAGACCAAGGCGGCCTTCTCGGAAAAATGGGGCTCGCTGGAGCAGGATCCGGAGGACACCGAGGGCTGGAAGCAGTTCCAGTACGAATGGTACCTGCGCTGCTACGGCTATGCGAACGAAGCCGAGTTCGCAGACTTCCTGCGCAGCCGCAGGGTGATCCTCGATGCGGGCTGCGGGCCGGGATACAAAGCCGCCTGGTTCGCTCGGCTGGCGCCGGATACGACCGTCGTCGCGATGGACCTCACCGACGCGGCAGTGCTCGCCGGAAAGCGCTACGGGCATCTGCCGAACCTCATCGCGGTGCAGGGCGACATCGCCACTACGCCGTTCGCGGATGGCGTATTCGACTTCATCAGCTGCGACCAGGTGCTTCACCACACCAAGTCCCCGCCGGACACGGTCGAGGAGTTCGCGCGGATCCTGGCGGCCGCCGGCAACCTCAACACCTACGTCTATGCGAAGAAGGCGCTGCCTCGCGAGCTGCTCGACGAGCATCTCCGCAGCTATTCGCAGCAGCTCTCCAAGGACGAAATCTGGGCGCTGGCGGACCAGCTGACACAGCTTGGGAAGACCCTGTCGGAGCTGAATGCCGAGATAGAGGTCCCAGACATGCCCGCTCTCGGCATCAAGGGCGGGAGGCAAGACCTGCAGCGCTTTATCTACTGGAATTTCGTGAAGTGCTTCTGGAACCCCGAGCATGGGTTCGAAGCGTCGAAGATGATCAACTTCGACTGGTACTCGCCGTCGCTGGCGTTTCGGTATTCGCGCGAGGAGTTCGTCGACATGCTCGCCGGCGCAGGCTTTCGGCCCGAGTTCCTGCACTCCGAAGAAGCGTGCCACACGGGCCGGTTCGTGAAGTAACGGCAATGTGCGGAATCGCGGGCCTCGTTCATTTCGACCAATCGCCGGTGTCCCCCGCGGTGCTGCAGCGCATGTCGGACGCCGTGGCCCATCGCGGCCCCGACGGCGAGGGCTTTTGGACGGAAGGCAATATCGGGTTCGCGCACAGGCGGCTGGCCATCATCGATCTGTCGCCCGCCGGGCATCAGCCGATGCTCAGCGCCGATCACCGCTACGTGCTCAGCTACAACGGCGAGATCTACAATTTCCGGGAGTTGCGGGCGGAGCTCGAGGCGGCGGGATACTGGTTCCGGTCGAAGACGGATTCCGAGGTGCTGCTCTACGCATTGGCGGAGTGGGGGACGAAGGCGTTCGACCGGCTGAACGGCATGTTCGCGCTGGCCTTCTGGGACCGGAAGACCCGCCAGTTGCTGCTTGCTCGCGACCGCTACGGGATCAAGCCACTCTACATTGCACGGTTCGGAAGCAGCCTTGCATTCGGGTCGGAGCAGAAGGCGATCACGGCCGTGCCGGGGTTCACTGTCCGGCCTGATCGCAAGGCGCTTCGGGAATACTTCACCTTTCAGAACATTTTTACCGATCGAACACTTGTCGAGGGAGTGCGCCTGCTTCCGGCAGGCCATTTCGCGGTGCTCGACCTGCGGGACGGCGAGCCGGAGTTGCAGCACACGCAGTATTGGGATTTCGACTTCCGGGAGCCCGATCATCCGACGGACGCGGCGGAATATCGCGAAGAACTAGACCGACTTTTTCAGCAGGCCGTGACCAGGCAGCTGGTCACCGATGTCGAACTTGGCAGCTATCTCTCAGGCGGCATGGACTCCGGGTCGATCACCGCGGTCGCGGCGAAGTCCTTCCCCTACCTGAAGACCTTCACCTGCGGATTCGACCTGTCGTCAGCATCGGGCATCGAGCTCGGTTTCGACGAGCGCGCCAAGGCGGAGGCCATGTCCTACCGCTTCAAGACCGAGCATTACGAGATGGTGTTGAAGGCCGGCGACATGGAGCGGGCGATGCCGTCGCTCGCCTGGCATCTGGAAGAGCCGCGCGTCGGGCAGAGCTATCCGAACTTCTATGCCGCCAAGCTCGCAAGCCGTTTCGTGAAAGTGGTGCTGAGCGGCGCCGGCGGCGACGAGCTCTTCGGCGGCTATCCGTGGCGCTACTACCGCGCGGTCGTGAACGACAGCTTCGACGACTATGTTCGCAAATACTACGGCTTCTGGCAGCGGTTGGTAGACGATGACCGGCTCGATCGATTGTTCCGGCCCATCGCCGGCGACGTCGACGACGTCGATACTAGGGCGATCTTCCGAAACGTCTTCGCCAACAATGGCGAGGGGCCGCGCGGGCCCGAGGATTACATCAACCACTCGCTCTACTTCGAGGCGAAGACCTTCCTCCACGGACTCTTGGTCGTCGAGGACAAGCTCAGCATGGCGCACAGCCTGGAAAGCCGAGTGCCCTTCCTCGACAACGACCTCGTCGAGTTTGCCATGCGCTGCCCGGTGAAGCTGAAGCTCAACAACCTCTCGGAGGTCGTGCGGCTCAACGAGAACGAGCCCGGGGGCAAGCAGAACCGCTTCTTCCAGAAGACGAAGGACGGGAAGCAGATCCTGCGCGACGTAATGGCGAACTACGTGCCGACGGAGATCGTCGAAGCGGAAAAGCAGGGATTCTCGGCCCCGGACGCGAGCTGGTTCAAGGGCGACAGCATCGATTTCGTGCGGAGGACGCTGCTCGACAAGAGCGCGCCGCTCTACGACTATCTCGATTACGGAGAGGCCAGCAGCATCGTCGAGGAGCACGTCGAGGGCAAGCACAACAACCGCCTCGCCATCTGGTCGCTGCTCAACGCCAATCAATGGCTTTCTCACTACGCAGGATGACGGCGATGATCCGTCTCTGGATCGGCTGGAGATCATGAGCTCCACCGCCTCCGCTAATCCCGAACTGGCCGCAGAAGGGGGAACAAACGCGGGCTCGCTAGGTTGAAATAGTAAGCAAGCTTATTATATGCAGGCCTATGGAAAACCTGCCCTACGAGATTGCTGAGACGGCGCATGCGATGCGGCGGTCGTTCGACCGACGCGCAGCGACGCTCGGTGTCACGCGTGCACAGTGGAAGGTGCTCTTTCGCCTCACTCGCACGCCGGGCCTCCGGCAAGTCGAGCTGGCCGACATGCTCGATGTCGAGCCGATCACGCTGAGCCGCATCATCGACCGCCTCGAAGAGGCCGGTCACGTCGAAAGAACGCCCGATCCGGCCGATCGCCGGGCCTGGCGACTTCAGGTTACCGCGCAGGCACAGCCGCTCGTCGAGAAGCTGCGCGAGCTGGCGGAGCAACTCGTCGCCGAGGCCTTTGCCGACATTAATCCCAGCGACCTCAATGTGATGCGAGGAACGCTCAGCAAGATCCGAGAGAATCTGTGCGCCGCCGAGGCGGTGAAAAAGGCAGCGAACCAATGAACGAGATCAGATCCGAGAAGATGAAGGGATCCCAGGTCGAAACGCCTGAGGACGTTTCGCAGGTCGCCAACGACGTCGTCGTCGAAAAGCCGCGCCGCTCGTACGTGCGCATCGCAATGATGCTGATCGTCCCGCTGCTGGTAGTGGGCGCCATCCTTTATTACTTCTTTGCGGGCGCCGGATCGGTGTCGACCGACAATGCGGCCGTGAAGCAGGACATCGTTTCCGTCAGCGCGCAGGTGAACGGGCCGATTATCGATGTGCGCGTGAAGAACGGCGATCGCGTCAAACGTGGCGACCTCCTCTTCCGCATCGATCCCGAGCCCTATCGCGTCGCGCTGGAGCAGGCGCAGGCACAGCTCGCCGCGGCCAAGCTATCCACAACGCAGCTGCGGACTCAGGCCGCGGGTACGGGCGCCGACATCACAGGCGCCGCCGCCAACCTGAAGATCCAGCAGAACGCCTTCGCCCGTCAGGCGGCGCTCCTGAAGCAGGGCTTCACGACACGCGCGGACTACGAGGACGCGATGAACGAGGTTCGCACGGCCGAGACCCAGCTTGCCGATGCGCGGGCCCGTGCGAACAACGCTCACGCGGCAATCGCTCCGGGTGAGCAGCCGTCGATCGCGCAGGCTCAGGCGGCCATCGACAAGGCGCGCCTCGACCTTTGGCGCACCGAAGTGCGCGCACCCATGGACGGTCAGGTCGCCAACGCCGACCGCCTCCAGGTGGGCCAGATGGCTGTGACGGGGCTGGGCATGGTGTCCGTCGTCCACGACAACAACACCTGGGTCGAAGCCAACTTCAAGGAGAAGGACGTCGGCACGATGGTTCCGGGCCAGAAGGCCAAGATCGAGATCGACGCCTATCCGGGCATCGACTTCCCGGCGCACGTGCAGAGCGTCGGCGCGGGGACGGGCAGCGAGTTCGCGATCCTTCCGGCGCAGAACGCCAACGGAAACTGGGTGAAGGTCACGCAGCGCGTGCCGGTGCGGATAGCCTTCGACGGCGACCCAAAGAAGCCGATGATCGCCGGCCTGTCGTCCACGGTGACCGTCTACCTGGACAAGTAGGACCCGGCATTGGCCGACACGCCAGCAAACGTAGCCAGTCATCCGCTTCCTCCTGCGGAACGGATCATCGTCACCGTCGGCGTGATGATGGCCGTTCTGCTGCAGGTGCTCGACACGACGATCGCCAACGTCGCGCTGCCGCACATGCAGGCCAGCCTCAGCGCGACGCAGGAAAGCATCAACTGGGTGCTGACCAGCTACATCGTCGCGTCCGCCATCGCCTTGCCGATCAGCGGCTGGCTGGCGGACCGGGTCGGGCGCAAGCGGCTGCTGCTTATCAGCGTCGTCGGCTTCACCGTCGCCTCGGTGCTGTGCGCGATGGCGACATCGCTGACGGAGATGGTCATCTTCCGCGCGCTTCAGGGCGTCAGCGGTGCGTTCATCGTTCCGCTTGCGCAGGCCACGCTCTTCGACATCAATCCGCGTGAGAAGCACGGGCAGGCGATGGCCCTGTTCGGCGGCGGCGTGATGATCGGCCCGATCCTCGGACCCGTGCTCGGCGGCTGGCTGACCGACAATTACAACTGGCGCTGGGTCTTCCTCGTCAACCTGCCGGTTGGGATCATCTGCACCTTCGTCATGCTGCGCTACATGCCCAAGACGGAGACACTGAAGCGCAGCTTCGACATCTTTGGCTTCGCGCTCCTCGCGATCGCCCTCGGCGCCTTGCAGATGTTTCTGGACCGCGGCGAGCAGAAGGATTGGCTGCAGAGCTGGGAGATCATCATCGAGCTCGGGCTCGCCGTGTCCGCCGCCTGGATGTTCGTGGTCCACATCGCGACGGCAAAGAACCCCTTGTTCGAGCGCTCGATGTTCGCGGACCGCAATTTCTCGACGGGCCTTCTGTTCATGGCGGTAACGGGCGTCCTGCTTCTTGCGGGCCTCGCCCTGCTGCCTCCGCTGCTTCAGAACCTCTACGGCTATTCGGTGCTGCAGTCGGGCTTCCTGACCGCGCCGCGCGGCGTCGGCACGCTCATCTCCATGCTGCTCGCGGGCCGATTGGTCGGCAAGATCGATTCCCGAGTGCTGGTGGGCATCGGCGTGACGCTGATGGGCGTCTCGCTGTGGATGATGACGGGCTTTGCCATCGACCAGCCGTCGCGGCCGGTCATCATGAGCGGCGTCGTCCAGGGCCTGGGTCTTGGCCTAATCTTCGTGCCCCTTCAGAGCCTCGCGTTCGAGACGCTTGCTCCGAAGATGCGCACGACCGCGGCGGCGCTGCTCAACCTGTCGCGGAACATCGGCGGCTCCGTGGGCATTTCGGTCGTCAGCGCGCAGCTCGTGCGTATGACGCAGGTCGCACACGCCGACATCGCTAGCCACGTCACCGACCAGACCATTCCGACGGCCGACCCCACTTTGCTGCAGACGATCGCGCCTCAGGGGGACGTCGCCCTCGCGATCATGAACGCGGAAGTCACGCGGCAGGCCTTGTTCATTGCCTATCTCGACGACTTCAAGCTGATGATGCTGGTGACGTTCGCGGTCCTGCCGCTGTTGCTTCTCATGAAGCGGGGCCAGCAGGGCGGCGGCGGCCCGCCGGTCGCGATGGACTAATTCGGGTAGAGCGCCAGGGCGTTCGCGAGATCCGCGATGAGGTCATCCGGATCCTCGAGACCGACGTGCAGCCGGACCAGCGGTCCGCCGTAATCCCGGTTCGTGACCGTCCGTAGCGAGTCGACGTCCGCCGGAACGGCCAGGCTCTCGAACCCGCCCCAGCTGTAGCCGATGCCGAACAGCTCCAGCCGCTCGATCAGGCGGTCGCGCGCAGCCTCGTCGCCTCCGACCAGCGAGAATGCGAACAGTCCGGACGCGCCGGTGAAATCCCGTTTCCAGAATTGGTGACCCGGGTTTTCGCCCAAGGCCGGATGGAGGATGTGTCCGACCTGCGGCTGGTGCTGCAGCCAATGCGCGATCTTCATCGCTCCGAGCTCGTGCTGGCGAAGGCGCACTCCGAGGGTCCGCAGCCCACGCGCTGCGAGATACGCGTCGTCGGGGCTGACATATTGGCCGAAAGCGCTCGCCGTCCGGGTCAGCTGCGCCCAACGAGAAGGCGCTGCCGTAACCGACCCCATCATCAAGTCGGAATGGCCGGAAATATATTTGCTGACCGAGATGATGGACAGGTCGACGCCCTTGCCGATCGCCTGGAAGAACAGCGGTGTCGCCCAGGTGTTGTCGATCAATGTGGTCAGGCCGCGCGCCTTCGCCACGGCGCAAATGCCGGGCACATCCTGGACCTCGAAGGTCAGCGAACCGGGGCTCTCCAGAAAGATCGCGCGCGTATTATCCGAAATCAGGCCCTCAACCTGCTCCGGAGTAGCGAGTGCATCGTAATAGCGGGTAGCGATGCCGAGCCGCTTCAGTTCGCGATCACAGAAATGGCGCGTCGGCTCATAGACGCTGTCGACCATCAGCAACTCGTCGCCGGGCGAGAGGACGCTCGTCAGGGCGATCGCCACCGCTGCCGATCCGGACGGGAACAGCCGCGTGCCGGCCGCTCCGGGCTCGAGCTCCGTCAGTGCCTCGGCCAGCGCCCATTGGGTCCAGGTTCCGTGGCGCCCGTAGCTTGGCCGGCCGTCCTTGGGCGGATAGGCGGCGTGCATGTCCGCAATGCTATCGAACAGGACCGTCGAGGTGCGCGACACGGGAATGTTGACCATCCCGCGAAGCCAGTCCTTGCGCCGACCGGCTTCAACGAGTTTCGTGTCGGGGTGCTTGGGCCGATCGTCGCTCATTGCGACAAGCCTAGCGCAACGATGTTCGCGAGGGGAAGAGAGGGTGCCGGATCATATTGCCGTCAGGGTTACGCCGCGTTCGGCGAAGCCGGGGCTTGGCGCATGGCGGACTGGCGCCGACGGTCGCGAAGAGCTCGAAATTCGGGTGGCAGAAGCTCCTGCGGATGGAGCGGCGAACGAAGCCGTGCTGCGGCTGCTTGCGAACGCGCTTGGGATCAGCCGTTCGGAACTGTCGATAATTTCTGGCCAGACCAGTCGTCACAAGCGCCTGTCGATCCCATTTGAGGCGAAAGAAGCGCGCCGCCGCCTGAGCGGCTGAAAAAGGAGAACGCCCATGTTTGGAATCCCCAAGAGGCAGCTCGGCCGCAACGGTCCGGAGGTTTCGGCCATCGGCCTCGGCTGCATGGGCATGAGCGAATTCTACGGCTCGGGCAGCGAAGAGGAATCGATCGCTACGATCCATCACGCGATCGAACGAGGCGTGACCTTCCTAGACACCGCAGACATGTATGGCGTCGGAAAGAACGAGGAGCTGGTCGGCCGCGCAATCCGCGACCGCCGCGACCAGGTCTTCCTCGCCACCAAGTTCGGCAACGTGCGTGGGCCGCAAGGCGAGTTCCTGGGCGTGAAGGGCGACCCGGAATATGTACGCTCCGCGTGCGAGGCGAGCCTGAAGCGTCTCGGCGTCGAAACCATCGATCTTTACTACCAGCACCGCGTCGATCCGAACGTGCCGATCGAGGATACGGTCGGTGAAATGGCGCGCCTGAAGGAGGAGGGGAAGGTCCGCTTCCTCGGCCTCAGCGAGGCGGCGCCCCACACGATCCGGAAGGCGCATGAGACGCATCCGATCTCGGCCGTGCAGACGGAGCTATCCCTCTGGAGCCGCGATGCGGAGGCGGAGGTGCTTCCGACGGTCCGCGAACTGGGCATCGGGTATGTCGCATATTCGCCGCTTGGCCGTGGGTTCCTGACCGGTCAGATCAAGTCGCCCGATGATTTCCCCGATGACGATTTCCGTCGCTTCCATCCGCGTTTCACCGGCGAGAATTTCGCGAAGAACATCGCGCTGGTCCGAGAGGTCGAGGCGATGGCGCGCGAGAAGGGCTGCACGACAGCGCAACTCGCGCTGGCCTGGGTGTTGGCGCAGGGCGAGGACGTCGTCCCGATCCCGGGCACCAAGCACGTCCGCTATCTCGACGAGAATATTGGCGCGCTCGAGGTTCGCCTCACTGATGAAGACCTGCAGCGCCTCGATGCCATCCTCCCGCCGGGAGCGGCGGCGGGCGAGCGCTATCATGAGCGCGGCATGGAGACGGTGAACCTCTAGGGCGTCGGTATCGGACGATCGTCAGGGAGCGACGACAACCGTTCCTCCTTTGACGACCAGTCTGACGTTGCGGACTGTGGTAACGTCGCGGGTCGGATCGCCTTCCACGGCGACGAGATCGGCGAGAAGCCCGGGGCGGATTGCTCCGCGGTCGGTTAGATGGAAGATGCGGGCGTTGCCGGAGGTGGCGGAGATGAGGACGTCCGCTGCGGGCATTCCGGTGCGCTGCATGGCGTCCATCTCCAGCCAGTTCTGGCCGTGCGTGTAAACGCCAACGTCGCCGCCCATGCAGATCGCAACGCCTTCCTTTCTCGCCAGCTGGAGTGAGCGGCGGTTTTCCTGGACGCTTTCAGGCGCCGGCTCCCGGCCGTCCCATTTCTCGAAATATCGGGCATAGGCCTCGGAGGCGGCGAGGGTCGCGCATAGCGCTACGCCGCGCTGCTTCATGAGGCGGAAGACCTCGACGGTCCCGCCGTAGCCATGCTCGATCGTGTCGGCGCCGGCGCGGACTGCGCGTCGCATTCCTTCTGGCGTCGTAGCGTGGACCGCGACTTCGCGTCCGGCGTCGTGGGCGGCAGCAACGCCTGCGTCGAGCTCCGACTGCGACAGCGTTGCCAGCGTCGGCTCGCCTTTGCCCCAGTGATAGTCGGCGTAGAATTTGACGACCGTCGCGCCGCCGGCGATCTGGTCGCGAACCGCACGGATCGTCTCGTCGACCCCCGCGACTTCCTGCGCTCCCTGCGGGATGGCCACGCCAGCTTCGAAGCCCTTCGGTCCGTAGGCGCCGCGCGCGACGATGGCCTTGGTGGCGACGAGCAGGCGAGGGCCGGGGACGATGCCCTCATCGATCGCCTTCTTCAGTCCTGCGTCGGCAAAGCCCGCGCCCTCGGTGCCGAGGTCGCGCTCGGTCGTGAAGCCAGCTTTCAGCGTCTTTTCGGCGTGGACGACGGCCCGGGCGGTGCGCAGCGCCAGCGGTTCGTGGAGGACCTGGTCGTCCCAGAGCGTCTCGTTGTACGGGTGAAGGAAGAGGTGCGAATGTCCCTCGATCATGCCCGGCATGAGGGTCATCCCAGGAAGCTCGATGACACGTGCTCCGGGCTGAGCCGTCACCGAGGGGCCCGCGGCCGCAATGCGGTCTCCTTCGATGAGCACCGACCAGTTTTCATGAGGCCGTGGATCGACGCCGTCGAACACGCGCGCGGGCTTCAGGACCAACGTCTCGGCGAGGGCCGGGGATGTGGCGGCGACCAGCGCGAGAGCGAGCAGGCGTCCGATCATCTGCGTTTCAGTACCCAGTCCAAGCCATTGCCGACAAGCTGGAGGAACCAGGGGTCCGAGTAGCTTTCCACCGTATGGCCCATGGCCGTGTAAAAGACCCGGCCCTCGTTGATCTGGCGCGTCCAGGCCATCGGGTTGGGGTTGGTGTCCTTCTCCCCAATCGTCGCGGGATCGAGCGTGACCAGCACTTTCGAGATTGGGTCGTAGTCGTCGAAATAATACCATTCGTCGGTGCGTTGGATCGAGCGGGTCAGGCCACGAACCGCCGGATCTGACGGGGCGACCACGGTAACCGTTCCCTTCGGAGTCCCCGCTGGATGCCGAGCGAAATGAGCACCGATCAGCCGCGTGTACCACGGCCAATTGTAGTGGGAGTCGGCTGCAGCGTGGATGGCAACGATCCCGCCGCCTTGCCGGACGAACTGCTGCAAGGCGGTGCGGCGATCGCCGACCAGCCATTCGGACGCCGGATTCTTGGGATCGGTGGTGCAGCTCAGCAGGACGATGGCCCGGAACCGCTTGAGGCTGGAGGCCGAGAAGACCTGCGGGTCCTCGCTC
It contains:
- a CDS encoding NAD-dependent epimerase/dehydratase family protein, whose product is MLDAIDRGENPTVLGDGSEAFDFVAVEDCGLANVRAMQADATDRFYNVGTGRRTSLKELAELLIELTGTTRQVQYAPRSSATLVRNRIGCPKRAADEIGFVAEVPLREGLQRLIAWRASHKGEVDARRQAAAA
- a CDS encoding class I SAM-dependent methyltransferase; the protein is MKAAPERLFARDVPFRDGIWDASHAGDHAEEVQTKAAFSEKWGSLEQDPEDTEGWKQFQYEWYLRCYGYANEAEFADFLRSRRVILDAGCGPGYKAAWFARLAPDTTVVAMDLTDAAVLAGKRYGHLPNLIAVQGDIATTPFADGVFDFISCDQVLHHTKSPPDTVEEFARILAAAGNLNTYVYAKKALPRELLDEHLRSYSQQLSKDEIWALADQLTQLGKTLSELNAEIEVPDMPALGIKGGRQDLQRFIYWNFVKCFWNPEHGFEASKMINFDWYSPSLAFRYSREEFVDMLAGAGFRPEFLHSEEACHTGRFVK
- the asnB gene encoding asparagine synthase (glutamine-hydrolyzing) yields the protein MCGIAGLVHFDQSPVSPAVLQRMSDAVAHRGPDGEGFWTEGNIGFAHRRLAIIDLSPAGHQPMLSADHRYVLSYNGEIYNFRELRAELEAAGYWFRSKTDSEVLLYALAEWGTKAFDRLNGMFALAFWDRKTRQLLLARDRYGIKPLYIARFGSSLAFGSEQKAITAVPGFTVRPDRKALREYFTFQNIFTDRTLVEGVRLLPAGHFAVLDLRDGEPELQHTQYWDFDFREPDHPTDAAEYREELDRLFQQAVTRQLVTDVELGSYLSGGMDSGSITAVAAKSFPYLKTFTCGFDLSSASGIELGFDERAKAEAMSYRFKTEHYEMVLKAGDMERAMPSLAWHLEEPRVGQSYPNFYAAKLASRFVKVVLSGAGGDELFGGYPWRYYRAVVNDSFDDYVRKYYGFWQRLVDDDRLDRLFRPIAGDVDDVDTRAIFRNVFANNGEGPRGPEDYINHSLYFEAKTFLHGLLVVEDKLSMAHSLESRVPFLDNDLVEFAMRCPVKLKLNNLSEVVRLNENEPGGKQNRFFQKTKDGKQILRDVMANYVPTEIVEAEKQGFSAPDASWFKGDSIDFVRRTLLDKSAPLYDYLDYGEASSIVEEHVEGKHNNRLAIWSLLNANQWLSHYAG
- a CDS encoding MarR family winged helix-turn-helix transcriptional regulator, whose product is MENLPYEIAETAHAMRRSFDRRAATLGVTRAQWKVLFRLTRTPGLRQVELADMLDVEPITLSRIIDRLEEAGHVERTPDPADRRAWRLQVTAQAQPLVEKLRELAEQLVAEAFADINPSDLNVMRGTLSKIRENLCAAEAVKKAANQ
- a CDS encoding HlyD family secretion protein, with the translated sequence MNEIRSEKMKGSQVETPEDVSQVANDVVVEKPRRSYVRIAMMLIVPLLVVGAILYYFFAGAGSVSTDNAAVKQDIVSVSAQVNGPIIDVRVKNGDRVKRGDLLFRIDPEPYRVALEQAQAQLAAAKLSTTQLRTQAAGTGADITGAAANLKIQQNAFARQAALLKQGFTTRADYEDAMNEVRTAETQLADARARANNAHAAIAPGEQPSIAQAQAAIDKARLDLWRTEVRAPMDGQVANADRLQVGQMAVTGLGMVSVVHDNNTWVEANFKEKDVGTMVPGQKAKIEIDAYPGIDFPAHVQSVGAGTGSEFAILPAQNANGNWVKVTQRVPVRIAFDGDPKKPMIAGLSSTVTVYLDK
- a CDS encoding DHA2 family efflux MFS transporter permease subunit, which translates into the protein MADTPANVASHPLPPAERIIVTVGVMMAVLLQVLDTTIANVALPHMQASLSATQESINWVLTSYIVASAIALPISGWLADRVGRKRLLLISVVGFTVASVLCAMATSLTEMVIFRALQGVSGAFIVPLAQATLFDINPREKHGQAMALFGGGVMIGPILGPVLGGWLTDNYNWRWVFLVNLPVGIICTFVMLRYMPKTETLKRSFDIFGFALLAIALGALQMFLDRGEQKDWLQSWEIIIELGLAVSAAWMFVVHIATAKNPLFERSMFADRNFSTGLLFMAVTGVLLLAGLALLPPLLQNLYGYSVLQSGFLTAPRGVGTLISMLLAGRLVGKIDSRVLVGIGVTLMGVSLWMMTGFAIDQPSRPVIMSGVVQGLGLGLIFVPLQSLAFETLAPKMRTTAAALLNLSRNIGGSVGISVVSAQLVRMTQVAHADIASHVTDQTIPTADPTLLQTIAPQGDVALAIMNAEVTRQALFIAYLDDFKLMMLVTFAVLPLLLLMKRGQQGGGGPPVAMD
- the metC gene encoding cystathionine beta-lyase, whose amino-acid sequence is MSDDRPKHPDTKLVEAGRRKDWLRGMVNIPVSRTSTVLFDSIADMHAAYPPKDGRPSYGRHGTWTQWALAEALTELEPGAAGTRLFPSGSAAVAIALTSVLSPGDELLMVDSVYEPTRHFCDRELKRLGIATRYYDALATPEQVEGLISDNTRAIFLESPGSLTFEVQDVPGICAVAKARGLTTLIDNTWATPLFFQAIGKGVDLSIISVSKYISGHSDLMMGSVTAAPSRWAQLTRTASAFGQYVSPDDAYLAARGLRTLGVRLRQHELGAMKIAHWLQHQPQVGHILHPALGENPGHQFWKRDFTGASGLFAFSLVGGDEAARDRLIERLELFGIGYSWGGFESLAVPADVDSLRTVTNRDYGGPLVRLHVGLEDPDDLIADLANALALYPN
- a CDS encoding DUF167 domain-containing protein, which encodes MPDHIAVRVTPRSAKPGLGAWRTGADGREELEIRVAEAPADGAANEAVLRLLANALGISRSELSIISGQTSRHKRLSIPFEAKEARRRLSG
- a CDS encoding aldo/keto reductase translates to MPKRQLGRNGPEVSAIGLGCMGMSEFYGSGSEEESIATIHHAIERGVTFLDTADMYGVGKNEELVGRAIRDRRDQVFLATKFGNVRGPQGEFLGVKGDPEYVRSACEASLKRLGVETIDLYYQHRVDPNVPIEDTVGEMARLKEEGKVRFLGLSEAAPHTIRKAHETHPISAVQTELSLWSRDAEAEVLPTVRELGIGYVAYSPLGRGFLTGQIKSPDDFPDDDFRRFHPRFTGENFAKNIALVREVEAMAREKGCTTAQLALAWVLAQGEDVVPIPGTKHVRYLDENIGALEVRLTDEDLQRLDAILPPGAAAGERYHERGMETVNL